One Zeugodacus cucurbitae isolate PBARC_wt_2022May chromosome 3, idZeuCucr1.2, whole genome shotgun sequence genomic region harbors:
- the LOC114804075 gene encoding uncharacterized protein LOC114804075 isoform X2, whose amino-acid sequence MLMRERDRERKRMKRLNPEYRRMEQERDRDRKKARRANEAFRQLEKLRDKIRKERKKGIISEETLQAEFANIPPVPVEPEVIISDPLPANGSTPSQHSNRQRVSVSAPSHNVSHATSTNSLAAITTAALTAAAVTSASTVNANIHQQAPVARMTQLNKSLLYPPPNFAHHPLPIAGVSLMPQLCHPILHQNLSASLYPTTTNGIKQEYHQIKQEYNAETTASSAPVNASAQLPRATRPANVGEDRDIAIIEPEIILHTSTDIIAAPHHFQNAHAHAHHLHQQQCSMFQHMAPQAHMSQMRTHAPLPPPLSATHAHHQQQQQMQHYAAHKGS is encoded by the coding sequence ATGCTGATGCGCGAACGCGATCGGGAACGAAAGCGCATGAAGCGGCTCAATCCCGAGTATCGGCGTATGGAACAGGAACGTGATCGTGATAGAAAGAAGGCACGTCGTGCCAACGAAGCCTTTCGGCAATTGGAGAAATTACGTGATAAGATACGAAAGGAGCGCAAAAAGGGCATAATCAGCGAGGAGACGCTGCAAGCCGAATTTGCGAACATACCGCCAGTGCCTGTTGAACCGGAAGTTATCATTTCGGATCCGCTGCCCGCCAATGGTAGCACTCCGTCACAGCATAGCAATCGTCAGCGCGTCAGCGTGAGCGCACCTAGCCATAACGTCAGCCATGCGACGTCAACTAACAGCCTTGCCGCCATAACAACCGCAGCACTAACGGCAGCGGCGGTGACAAGTGCCTCAACGGTGAACGCTAATATACACCAACAGGCACCTGTTGCGCGCATGACGCAACTGAATAAAAGTCTGCTCTATCCACCACCGAATTTCGCCCACCATCCACTACCAATTGCTGGTGTATCGCTAATGCCACAATTATGCCATCCGATTTTACATCAAAACCTAAGTGCGTCATTGTATCCCACCACCACCAATGGCATTAAGCAGGAATATCATCAGATCAAGCAGGAATATAATGCGGAGACAACAGCCTCAAGCGCGCCTGTTAATGCGAGTGCGCAGTTGCCACGCGCCACGAGACCCGCCAACGTGGGTGAAGATCGTGATATAGCAATAATCGAACCGGAAATTATTTTGCACACTTCCACCGATATAATTGCGGCGCCACACCATTTCCAGAATGCGCATGCGCACGCACATCATTTGCATCAACAACAGTGCAGCATGTTCCAACACATGGCACCGCAGGCGCACATGTCACAGATGCGCACGCACGCGCCGCTACCACCGCCACTGTCAGCCACGCATGCCCAtcaccagcagcaacagcaaatgcAACACTATGCGGCCCACAAAGGTTCTTAG
- the LOC114804075 gene encoding uncharacterized protein LOC114804075 isoform X1, protein MAKMGKLTPEEEARNKMLMRERDRERKRMKRLNPEYRRMEQERDRDRKKARRANEAFRQLEKLRDKIRKERKKGIISEETLQAEFANIPPVPVEPEVIISDPLPANGSTPSQHSNRQRVSVSAPSHNVSHATSTNSLAAITTAALTAAAVTSASTVNANIHQQAPVARMTQLNKSLLYPPPNFAHHPLPIAGVSLMPQLCHPILHQNLSASLYPTTTNGIKQEYHQIKQEYNAETTASSAPVNASAQLPRATRPANVGEDRDIAIIEPEIILHTSTDIIAAPHHFQNAHAHAHHLHQQQCSMFQHMAPQAHMSQMRTHAPLPPPLSATHAHHQQQQQMQHYAAHKGS, encoded by the exons ATGGCCAAAATGGGAAAG CTCACCCCTGAGGAGGAGGCACGCAATAAGATGCTGATGCGCGAACGCGATCGGGAACGAAAGCGCATGAAGCGGCTCAATCCCGAGTATCGGCGTATGGAACAGGAACGTGATCGTGATAGAAAGAAGGCACGTCGTGCCAACGAAGCCTTTCGGCAATTGGAGAAATTACGTGATAAGATACGAAAGGAGCGCAAAAAGGGCATAATCAGCGAGGAGACGCTGCAAGCCGAATTTGCGAACATACCGCCAGTGCCTGTTGAACCGGAAGTTATCATTTCGGATCCGCTGCCCGCCAATGGTAGCACTCCGTCACAGCATAGCAATCGTCAGCGCGTCAGCGTGAGCGCACCTAGCCATAACGTCAGCCATGCGACGTCAACTAACAGCCTTGCCGCCATAACAACCGCAGCACTAACGGCAGCGGCGGTGACAAGTGCCTCAACGGTGAACGCTAATATACACCAACAGGCACCTGTTGCGCGCATGACGCAACTGAATAAAAGTCTGCTCTATCCACCACCGAATTTCGCCCACCATCCACTACCAATTGCTGGTGTATCGCTAATGCCACAATTATGCCATCCGATTTTACATCAAAACCTAAGTGCGTCATTGTATCCCACCACCACCAATGGCATTAAGCAGGAATATCATCAGATCAAGCAGGAATATAATGCGGAGACAACAGCCTCAAGCGCGCCTGTTAATGCGAGTGCGCAGTTGCCACGCGCCACGAGACCCGCCAACGTGGGTGAAGATCGTGATATAGCAATAATCGAACCGGAAATTATTTTGCACACTTCCACCGATATAATTGCGGCGCCACACCATTTCCAGAATGCGCATGCGCACGCACATCATTTGCATCAACAACAGTGCAGCATGTTCCAACACATGGCACCGCAGGCGCACATGTCACAGATGCGCACGCACGCGCCGCTACCACCGCCACTGTCAGCCACGCATGCCCAtcaccagcagcaacagcaaatgcAACACTATGCGGCCCACAAAGGTTCTTAG